From one Verrucomicrobiia bacterium genomic stretch:
- a CDS encoding ComF family protein, which translates to MTPYLEAFLRFFYPASCGICSILLEIEERGLCAACLEQVLATRLPYGESLDVSAGESVDQAWALFPYESPVRELVMAVKFNRKPWLLDVFTEELRDLALVLKAEGHYDLVVPVPLSRKRLLERHFNPSARLARILGAALNVPVFEDVLVKKSGVPPQSLLTREERLANLYGAFRTRTKALQGKSVLLVDDVLTTGATAEEAARVLKENGAARVELAVLARSPEPATAERVRA; encoded by the coding sequence ATGACGCCTTACCTTGAAGCATTCCTGCGCTTTTTCTATCCTGCCTCCTGCGGCATCTGCTCTATCCTTTTGGAAATCGAGGAACGCGGCCTCTGCGCGGCGTGCCTCGAGCAGGTTCTGGCGACGCGGCTCCCTTACGGCGAGTCCCTGGACGTTTCCGCGGGCGAAAGCGTGGATCAGGCCTGGGCCCTTTTCCCTTATGAGTCCCCGGTGCGTGAGCTGGTCATGGCCGTGAAGTTCAACCGCAAGCCCTGGCTGCTAGATGTTTTTACCGAAGAGCTCCGCGATTTGGCGCTCGTGCTGAAAGCCGAAGGCCATTATGACCTCGTGGTGCCCGTGCCTCTCAGCCGGAAGCGCCTGCTCGAGCGGCATTTTAATCCTTCCGCGCGGCTGGCCCGGATTTTGGGCGCGGCCTTGAACGTACCGGTTTTTGAAGACGTGCTCGTCAAAAAAAGCGGCGTCCCCCCGCAAAGCCTGCTCACCCGCGAGGAAAGGCTTGCGAATCTTTATGGCGCCTTCCGGACGCGGACGAAAGCCCTTCAAGGAAAGTCTGTTCTCCTGGTCGACGACGTCCTGACGACGGGCGCGACGGCCGAAGAAGCGGCACGCGTGCTGAAAGAAAACGGCGCTGCCCGCGTGGAGCTTGCCGTGCTCGCGCGTTCGCCCGAGCCCGCGACGGCGGAAAGGGTGCGCGCGTGA
- the amrB gene encoding AmmeMemoRadiSam system protein B gives MLIRQPHVAGTFYPSDPGELRQFCDTHLKTPLPSVAAKAVVLPHAGYIYSGKTAAKVLSHVSIPNRVFLIGPNHFGQGALFALASQGAWHTPLGEVPIDEPMAQGLLKACDDLQPDAEAHLFEHSLEVEIPFLQVRNPSLKILPLIVGSLDLLAAKQAALACGRFLSTLAEPPLVVVSTDMSHYESDVRTRQKDKFALEAIRNLDEDALAKAVKDYRITMCGFVPVYMLLVMKTFLGITKATLVDYCTSADATGDYDRVVGYAGFILE, from the coding sequence ATGCTGATCCGTCAACCTCACGTCGCCGGCACCTTTTATCCGTCCGATCCTGGCGAGCTGCGCCAGTTTTGCGATACTCACCTGAAGACCCCGCTTCCTTCCGTTGCCGCCAAGGCCGTCGTGCTTCCTCACGCAGGCTATATTTACTCCGGAAAAACCGCGGCCAAAGTCCTGAGCCACGTCTCTATTCCCAATCGTGTTTTTTTGATCGGCCCGAACCATTTCGGGCAAGGTGCGCTTTTCGCGCTGGCTTCGCAGGGAGCCTGGCACACGCCTTTGGGCGAAGTGCCCATCGATGAGCCCATGGCTCAGGGGCTTTTGAAAGCCTGCGACGACCTCCAGCCCGACGCCGAGGCGCATCTTTTCGAGCATTCGCTCGAAGTCGAGATCCCTTTTCTCCAGGTGCGAAATCCTTCGCTTAAAATTCTGCCGCTTATCGTCGGCTCGCTCGATCTTCTTGCCGCCAAACAGGCGGCGCTGGCGTGCGGACGTTTTTTGTCCACCCTCGCGGAGCCGCCGCTGGTCGTGGTTTCGACGGACATGAGCCATTACGAATCCGACGTCAGGACGCGGCAAAAAGACAAGTTCGCACTCGAAGCTATCCGCAATCTGGATGAAGACGCGCTGGCGAAAGCGGTCAAAGACTACCGCATCACCATGTGCGGCTTTGTTCCGGTCTACATGCTGCTCGTCATGAAAACGTTTCTTGGTATCACCAAGGCGACGCTCGTCGATTACTGCACGAGCGCCGACGCCACAGGGGACTACGACCGGGTGGTTGGCTATGCTGGTTTTATCCTCGAGTAG
- the aspS gene encoding aspartate--tRNA ligase, whose amino-acid sequence MMRTSNCGQLNLRSLDREATLVGWVETRRDHGNLIFIDLRDRWGITQIVFNPERNAELHKKAEGLRNEYVIQVKGKVAKRPAGTENKKIPTGEIEVAVEHLEILNSCPTPPFERDEPTVNEELRLKWRFLDLRRKEMVEALSFRYRVSKIARDYLDKQEFLEIETPYLTRSTPEGARDFLVPSRLHQGTFYALPQSPQLFKQLMMVAGYDRYFQLARCFRDEDLRSDRQPEHTQIDIEMSFVEEDDVMQLVEGMVADVFEKTMNLKLQRPFRTMDYFEAMDRYGSDKPDLRFGMELQDLTALFQGSGFKVFDSVIESKGKIRGLCFKPPAGSEFSRKTFDDLTEWIKNFGAKGLAWLKVTGDGQAESPIAKFFDADRLKKIFGALKASTGDIIFMVASDPTVSAVALGALRCHLAAQYKMIDNEKFELLWVKNFPLLEWNEEEKRFQALHHPFTSPQLQDVALLDTDPAKVRARAYDLVMNGTEIGGGSIRIHRKDIQDKVFRVLSIGPEEAENKFGFLLKALSYGAPPHGGLAIGLDRFVTLLLKRESIREVIAFPKTQKGTCLMTEAPNEVAAKQLKELGIKLDAPAPKVTKV is encoded by the coding sequence ATGATGCGGACTTCGAATTGCGGGCAACTGAACCTCCGTTCCCTGGACAGGGAAGCGACTCTCGTGGGCTGGGTCGAAACGCGGCGCGACCACGGCAACCTGATCTTCATCGACCTGCGCGACCGCTGGGGCATCACCCAGATCGTGTTCAATCCGGAAAGAAATGCCGAGCTCCACAAAAAAGCCGAAGGCCTCCGCAACGAATACGTCATCCAGGTCAAAGGCAAGGTCGCCAAGCGCCCGGCCGGCACGGAAAACAAGAAGATCCCAACCGGCGAAATCGAAGTGGCCGTGGAACACCTGGAAATCCTGAACTCTTGTCCCACGCCGCCGTTCGAGCGCGACGAACCGACCGTGAACGAAGAGCTGCGTCTCAAATGGCGCTTTCTCGACCTGCGGCGCAAGGAAATGGTCGAGGCGCTTTCGTTCCGCTACCGCGTCAGCAAGATCGCGCGCGATTATCTGGACAAGCAGGAATTTCTTGAAATCGAGACGCCGTACCTGACGCGCAGCACGCCCGAAGGCGCGCGCGACTTTCTGGTGCCGTCGCGTCTGCACCAGGGCACGTTCTACGCGCTGCCTCAGTCGCCGCAGCTTTTCAAGCAGCTCATGATGGTGGCCGGCTACGACCGTTATTTCCAGCTCGCGCGCTGCTTCCGTGACGAGGACCTGCGTTCGGACCGTCAGCCTGAGCACACGCAGATCGACATCGAAATGTCGTTCGTGGAAGAAGACGACGTCATGCAGCTGGTCGAAGGTATGGTCGCGGACGTGTTCGAGAAGACGATGAACCTCAAGCTGCAGCGACCGTTTCGTACGATGGATTACTTCGAAGCCATGGACCGTTACGGCTCGGACAAGCCGGACCTGCGTTTCGGCATGGAACTGCAGGACCTCACGGCGCTTTTCCAGGGCAGCGGCTTCAAGGTCTTCGACAGCGTGATCGAGTCCAAGGGCAAGATCCGCGGGCTTTGCTTCAAGCCGCCCGCCGGCTCGGAATTTTCGCGCAAGACATTCGACGATCTCACCGAATGGATCAAGAATTTTGGCGCTAAAGGTCTCGCATGGCTGAAAGTTACCGGGGACGGGCAGGCGGAATCGCCGATCGCGAAATTTTTTGATGCGGACCGGCTGAAAAAGATCTTCGGCGCGCTCAAGGCTTCGACGGGCGACATCATTTTCATGGTGGCGAGCGACCCTACGGTTTCGGCGGTCGCGCTCGGCGCGCTGCGCTGCCATCTGGCCGCGCAGTACAAGATGATCGACAACGAAAAGTTCGAGCTCCTGTGGGTGAAAAATTTCCCGCTGCTCGAATGGAACGAGGAAGAAAAACGTTTTCAGGCGCTGCATCATCCGTTCACGTCGCCGCAGCTGCAGGACGTGGCGCTGCTCGATACCGATCCCGCGAAAGTCCGCGCGCGCGCCTATGACCTCGTCATGAACGGCACGGAAATCGGCGGCGGCAGCATCCGTATCCACCGCAAGGACATCCAGGACAAGGTCTTCCGCGTGCTCAGCATCGGGCCGGAAGAAGCCGAAAATAAGTTCGGGTTCCTGCTGAAAGCGCTCTCGTATGGCGCGCCTCCGCACGGCGGCCTGGCCATCGGCCTGGACCGGTTCGTAACGCTGCTGCTTAAGCGGGAATCCATCCGCGAAGTCATCGCGTTTCCGAAAACGCAGAAAGGCACCTGTCTCATGACCGAAGCTCCCAACGAGGTCGCGGCCAAGCAACTTAAGGAGTTGGGCATCAAGCTGGATGCTCCCGCACCAAAAGTCACGAAGGTTTAG
- a CDS encoding HDIG domain-containing protein, with protein sequence MIKNMLLLKRKPEPGQKRPAWADAFWRGALFTLFFALTTAVLVFEFDSAIRTHGFFVGEPAPRTLFSPFSIAYVNEEATQALKKQSIQSVSEVFTLDPAVEKQAGERADQLFQVLNRVQTARALGQEIKEGDTGLPLGLSPATVKYLVDEPELEDVRKNLELLISQLFTPGILETQRKQQLTASGKKEILVQSAGAPSGTPKPPADLLSVDEARDRATKILPDTLAKKREQKAAVLDIFNRLAVPNLVYNETETQARRTAALAGVKPVEESIKKDELIVQRGMLVTAEDKRKVDQIQKKRTEKEIVNKISGTAIIVFIAHLILWVALFCFDRKMFRSLRMLTLFETVFFVSVLLCKIMKTGFDASPYLLPGALAPLTLVLLVNPRYGVLGSLIMASLLAPLVSFSPDVIMSVFLSGVAGTFSALKVRKRVEFLRVGCVTGLAVFAVLFAIRLFQEYTAMEAFQISAQGFVNGLLITMPFLFLSLAIFEYMFNLATDITLLELSDLNHPILKRMIIEAPGTYHHSLVVSRLAEGACEEIGANALLARVGAYFHDIGKIARSEFFTENQASKFPSRHEKLTPTMSSLVIINHVKDGLELGRKYKLKESVLKFIPEHQGTGVVYYFYRKATEQAAPGEKVNPDDFRYPGPKPQSRETAVTLLADSTEAASRSLKEPSAESIRSLVRKIINDKFIDGQLDECDLTLKDLHKIQESFVRNLMAIFHTRVAYPDKPKAQDSPDIFKEGEFQKYRLPHPNS encoded by the coding sequence ATGATTAAAAACATGCTTCTCTTAAAGAGAAAGCCGGAGCCCGGACAAAAAAGGCCCGCCTGGGCCGATGCGTTCTGGCGCGGCGCGCTCTTCACGCTTTTTTTCGCGCTGACGACAGCGGTGCTTGTCTTCGAATTTGATTCCGCGATCCGCACCCACGGCTTTTTCGTGGGCGAGCCGGCCCCTCGCACGCTTTTTTCTCCGTTCTCCATCGCTTACGTGAATGAAGAAGCCACGCAGGCTTTGAAAAAACAGAGCATCCAGTCCGTTTCGGAAGTGTTCACGCTGGATCCTGCAGTGGAAAAACAGGCGGGCGAGCGGGCGGACCAGCTCTTCCAGGTGTTGAACCGCGTCCAGACGGCAAGAGCACTGGGCCAGGAAATCAAAGAGGGGGATACCGGGCTTCCTCTGGGGCTTTCACCGGCCACGGTCAAATACCTCGTGGACGAGCCGGAGCTGGAAGACGTGCGTAAGAACCTCGAGCTTCTGATCAGCCAGCTTTTTACTCCCGGCATCCTCGAGACGCAGCGCAAACAGCAGCTGACGGCTTCCGGGAAAAAAGAGATTCTGGTCCAGAGCGCCGGAGCGCCCAGCGGAACGCCGAAGCCGCCGGCCGACCTGCTTTCTGTCGACGAAGCGCGCGACCGCGCGACGAAAATCCTTCCGGATACCCTGGCTAAAAAGCGCGAGCAGAAGGCCGCAGTGCTCGACATCTTCAACCGCCTGGCCGTTCCGAACCTCGTCTACAACGAAACCGAGACGCAGGCGCGCCGGACCGCGGCGCTTGCGGGCGTGAAGCCCGTCGAGGAGAGCATCAAAAAAGACGAGCTGATCGTGCAGCGCGGCATGCTCGTCACGGCCGAGGACAAAAGGAAGGTCGACCAGATCCAGAAAAAGCGCACGGAGAAGGAAATCGTGAACAAGATTTCCGGCACCGCGATCATTGTTTTCATCGCGCATCTGATTTTGTGGGTGGCGCTCTTTTGCTTTGACCGCAAGATGTTCCGTTCGCTGCGCATGCTGACGCTTTTCGAGACGGTCTTCTTCGTCAGCGTGCTCCTGTGCAAGATCATGAAAACCGGTTTCGACGCTTCGCCGTACCTCTTGCCCGGAGCCCTCGCTCCGCTCACGCTCGTCCTGCTGGTCAACCCGCGCTATGGCGTGCTGGGTTCGCTCATCATGGCTTCCTTGCTCGCGCCGCTCGTCAGTTTCAGCCCGGACGTGATCATGAGTGTTTTCCTTTCCGGTGTGGCGGGCACATTCTCCGCGCTCAAAGTCCGCAAGCGGGTCGAGTTCCTGCGCGTGGGATGCGTGACCGGCCTCGCGGTGTTCGCGGTCCTGTTCGCGATCCGCCTTTTCCAGGAATACACGGCCATGGAGGCGTTCCAGATCAGCGCCCAGGGCTTCGTGAACGGCCTGCTCATCACCATGCCGTTTTTGTTTTTGTCGCTGGCGATTTTCGAATACATGTTTAACCTCGCGACCGACATCACGCTGCTCGAGCTCTCGGACCTGAACCATCCGATCCTGAAGCGCATGATTATCGAGGCGCCGGGAACTTATCATCACAGCCTGGTCGTCAGCCGTCTGGCCGAAGGCGCGTGCGAGGAAATCGGCGCGAACGCGCTGCTGGCCCGCGTGGGCGCGTACTTCCACGACATCGGCAAGATTGCGCGCTCGGAATTTTTTACCGAGAACCAGGCTTCGAAATTTCCCAGCCGGCACGAGAAGCTGACGCCGACCATGAGTTCCTTAGTCATCATCAATCACGTCAAAGACGGGCTGGAGCTCGGCCGCAAATACAAATTAAAGGAAAGCGTGCTGAAATTTATTCCGGAGCACCAGGGCACGGGCGTTGTTTACTATTTCTACCGCAAGGCCACGGAACAGGCCGCGCCTGGAGAAAAAGTGAACCCCGACGATTTCCGCTATCCGGGGCCCAAGCCGCAGAGCCGCGAGACCGCAGTCACGCTGCTGGCCGATTCCACGGAAGCCGCGTCCCGCTCGCTGAAGGAGCCGTCGGCCGAAAGCATCCGGTCGCTTGTCCGGAAAATCATCAACGACAAATTCATTGACGGGCAGCTCGACGAATGCGATCTCACGCTCAAAGACCTGCACAAAATCCAGGAAAGCTTTGTCCGCAACCTCATGGCGATCTTCCATACCCGCGTCGCTTATCCGGACAAACCCAAGGCGCAGGACAGCCCCGACATCTTCAAAGAGGGCGAGTTCCAGAAATACCGCCTTCCTCATCCCAACAGCTGA
- the ybeY gene encoding rRNA maturation RNase YbeY — protein MPAKFSAGSFDVRIAARVRHGLNAAEVKRKTARMLWLLGWDKAALSLALVGDPEIKALHRDYCGDDTPTDVITFGQEGAPGPQAFWDDKPFLGDIAVSVDTARRQARAFGHSTKYEIYFYICHGILHLIGFDDATPKQRGRMHRIQASILKQIGLS, from the coding sequence ATGCCGGCAAAATTTTCCGCGGGCAGCTTTGACGTGCGCATCGCGGCCCGTGTGCGGCACGGCTTGAATGCCGCGGAAGTAAAGCGCAAGACCGCGCGGATGCTGTGGCTCCTCGGATGGGACAAGGCCGCGCTCAGCCTGGCCCTTGTCGGCGACCCGGAGATCAAGGCCTTGCACCGGGATTATTGCGGCGACGATACCCCGACAGACGTCATCACTTTCGGGCAGGAAGGCGCGCCGGGGCCCCAGGCATTCTGGGACGACAAGCCTTTTCTCGGCGATATCGCCGTTTCCGTGGACACGGCGCGGCGCCAGGCGCGCGCCTTCGGACATTCGACCAAATACGAAATTTATTTTTACATCTGCCACGGCATTTTGCATTTGATCGGATTTGACGACGCGACCCCGAAACAGCGCGGCCGCATGCACCGCATCCAGGCGAGCATCCTGAAACAGATCGGGTTGAGTTGA
- the amrA gene encoding AmmeMemoRadiSam system protein A: MLVLSSSSRQQLLDLAFDSLRSYFRGERPEPPALAGPELVQQTGCFVTLHKDGQLRGCIGTFERQGPLYEKVQRMARAAAFQDPRFPPLAKTELASLSLDISILSEMTKAGSMDEIELGRHGIYISLGPKNGTLLPEVAVEHKMTREQFVMCCAREKAGLTPMECAQAEIYLYEVQKFSGKASPGA; encoded by the coding sequence ATGCTGGTTTTATCCTCGAGTAGCCGGCAGCAATTGCTGGACCTCGCCTTCGATTCCCTCCGCAGCTATTTTCGGGGCGAAAGGCCTGAACCTCCCGCGCTCGCCGGCCCCGAGCTCGTCCAGCAAACCGGATGCTTCGTCACGCTGCACAAAGACGGACAACTTCGCGGCTGCATCGGCACGTTCGAGCGCCAAGGCCCTCTTTACGAAAAAGTGCAGCGCATGGCGCGCGCCGCGGCTTTTCAGGACCCGCGCTTTCCGCCGCTGGCCAAGACCGAGCTCGCCTCCCTCTCTCTGGACATTTCCATTCTCAGCGAAATGACCAAGGCCGGCAGCATGGACGAGATCGAGCTGGGCCGGCACGGCATTTACATTTCGCTCGGGCCGAAAAACGGGACGCTTTTGCCGGAAGTCGCGGTCGAGCATAAGATGACGCGGGAACAGTTCGTCATGTGCTGCGCCCGGGAAAAAGCCGGGCTTACCCCCATGGAATGCGCGCAGGCGGAGATTTACCTCTATGAAGTCCAGAAATTCTCGGGAAAGGCGTCTCCCGGCGCCTGA
- the hisS gene encoding histidine--tRNA ligase — protein MAAKYQSFPGMDDILPGEVEKWQWVEEKARTFFEARGYREIRTPILEPTELFTRSIGESTDIVHKEMYTFQDRGERSNTMRPEMTASVARSVVQHGLLKTAKSVRLYYMGPMFRAERPQAGRKRQFHQIGAEIVNEGNIEADAELIVSLFQFLRYVGATDVRLKLNDLTAMNGEQGEALRKSLADYFREQSGKLCKDCLYRLEKNVLRVLDCKNAACQPVINAAPWDKLAPFSPEFLAFQKQLEERYKIPAAIDRRLVRGLDYYTGIVFEVTAGGLGSQNAVAGGGRYDGLYEEIGGAKTPCTGFSIGFERLIMTLEQSSPSLSEKIREDFIYFAPFADAASNDAWAINEQVVSAVIECRRHGFRAERGPVLKKLPDHLKKANQIGARYVVILGSKELQDREWGVKDMRQGDQKPVKWERLLNHFLEQKGIKSV, from the coding sequence GTGGCAGCAAAATACCAGTCTTTTCCGGGCATGGACGATATTCTGCCGGGGGAAGTCGAAAAATGGCAGTGGGTGGAAGAAAAGGCCCGGACTTTTTTTGAGGCGCGCGGTTACCGCGAAATCCGCACTCCCATTCTCGAACCCACCGAACTTTTTACGCGCTCCATCGGCGAATCCACGGACATCGTCCATAAAGAAATGTATACGTTCCAAGACCGGGGCGAGCGCAGCAACACGATGCGGCCCGAAATGACGGCTTCCGTGGCCCGTTCCGTAGTCCAGCACGGTCTTTTGAAAACGGCCAAGTCCGTCCGTCTTTATTACATGGGCCCCATGTTCCGGGCCGAGCGCCCTCAAGCGGGCCGCAAGCGGCAGTTCCATCAGATCGGCGCGGAGATCGTCAACGAAGGCAACATCGAAGCCGACGCCGAATTGATCGTCAGCCTTTTTCAATTCCTGCGCTACGTGGGCGCGACGGACGTGCGCCTGAAGCTGAACGACCTGACGGCCATGAACGGCGAGCAGGGCGAGGCGCTGCGTAAAAGCCTGGCGGATTATTTTCGGGAACAGTCCGGGAAGCTTTGCAAGGACTGCCTGTACCGGCTCGAAAAGAACGTGCTGCGCGTGCTGGACTGCAAAAACGCGGCCTGCCAGCCCGTCATCAATGCGGCGCCATGGGACAAGCTCGCGCCTTTTTCGCCGGAGTTTTTGGCATTTCAGAAACAGCTGGAAGAACGCTACAAAATTCCGGCCGCGATCGACCGGCGCCTGGTACGAGGGCTCGACTACTATACCGGTATCGTTTTCGAAGTGACGGCCGGAGGGCTCGGCTCGCAGAACGCGGTGGCCGGCGGCGGACGCTACGACGGCCTGTACGAAGAAATCGGCGGCGCGAAGACGCCGTGCACGGGCTTCAGCATCGGTTTCGAGCGGCTGATCATGACCCTGGAACAGTCATCGCCTTCTTTGAGCGAGAAAATCCGCGAGGATTTTATTTATTTCGCGCCTTTCGCGGACGCGGCTTCGAACGACGCGTGGGCCATCAATGAGCAGGTCGTGAGCGCCGTGATCGAATGCCGCAGGCACGGCTTTCGCGCCGAGCGCGGCCCGGTGCTGAAAAAACTTCCGGACCATTTGAAAAAGGCCAACCAGATCGGAGCGCGCTACGTCGTGATCCTCGGCTCGAAGGAGCTGCAGGACCGCGAATGGGGCGTGAAAGACATGCGTCAGGGCGATCAAAAGCCCGTGAAGTGGGAACGTCTTCTTAACCATTTTTTAGAGCAAAAAGGAATCAAAAGCGTATGA
- a CDS encoding LptF/LptG family permease produces the protein MKVLDRYLIRELLMPIIATALTLVFLVLIADLFDNLDDLLTNKTPILTIVKYYCTMAPYAFSQTIAWATWMGTLFLLVNFGLNNETIAMKAAGLKMSTIIRPVLFVGFLIGILVFLVNDRVVPVTYGIANQLR, from the coding sequence GTGAAAGTCCTCGACCGTTATCTGATCCGCGAACTCCTGATGCCCATCATCGCCACGGCGCTGACGCTCGTCTTTCTCGTCCTGATCGCGGACCTTTTCGACAATCTCGACGATTTGCTCACGAACAAAACCCCCATCCTGACCATCGTCAAATATTACTGCACGATGGCGCCTTACGCCTTCAGCCAGACCATTGCCTGGGCCACGTGGATGGGCACGCTCTTCCTGCTGGTTAATTTCGGGCTGAACAACGAAACGATTGCCATGAAGGCCGCGGGCCTGAAAATGTCGACGATCATCCGGCCTGTCCTTTTCGTCGGGTTCTTGATCGGGATCCTCGTGTTCCTCGTGAACGACCGCGTGGTCCCCGTCACCTACGGCATCGCCAACCAGCTGCG
- the recO gene encoding DNA repair protein RecO, whose product MAIQKTEALILKTQPFRSSSLIVTLYSRHFGKMKGIAKGVRKEREMRGAVYELFTHVDVVFYEKTRTDLHLISEASIIESFDVLRSRLDTIAYASYLTELVDSLTEIQDPHEPVFSLLEVAFRYLPAISPERIARLFEIKLLTETGWSPYLQGCLQCHVVPASPWFFSVSQGALLCGSCARSQKDARPITPETLSLLRQYVGRDLEEGIKLRPAPSAQEELRKLMEDFLHYRLIAPLKTRHFLDSVKPVLN is encoded by the coding sequence ATGGCCATTCAAAAAACCGAAGCCTTGATCCTGAAGACCCAGCCGTTCCGTTCCAGCTCACTCATCGTGACGCTGTACAGCCGCCACTTCGGCAAGATGAAGGGCATTGCCAAGGGCGTGCGCAAGGAGCGCGAAATGCGCGGCGCCGTGTACGAGCTGTTCACGCACGTGGACGTGGTCTTTTATGAAAAGACGCGCACGGACCTGCATCTCATTTCCGAAGCCTCGATCATCGAGAGCTTCGACGTCTTGCGCTCCCGCCTGGATACGATCGCCTACGCCAGCTACCTTACGGAGCTGGTGGATTCGCTGACCGAAATCCAGGACCCGCATGAACCGGTTTTTTCCCTGCTCGAAGTCGCGTTCCGGTATCTTCCCGCCATCAGTCCGGAACGCATCGCGCGGCTTTTCGAGATCAAGCTGCTCACGGAGACTGGATGGTCGCCGTACTTGCAGGGATGCCTGCAATGCCATGTCGTGCCCGCGTCTCCGTGGTTTTTTTCCGTGTCTCAGGGCGCGCTGCTGTGCGGTTCCTGCGCGCGTTCTCAAAAAGACGCGCGGCCCATCACACCGGAAACGCTTTCGCTCCTGCGCCAGTACGTGGGGCGGGACCTGGAAGAGGGGATCAAGCTGCGCCCCGCGCCTTCCGCGCAGGAAGAACTCCGGAAACTCATGGAAGATTTCCTGCATTACCGCCTCATAGCACCGCTCAAAACCCGCCATTTCCTCGACTCCGTCAAACCTGTCCTGAATTAA
- the rpsU gene encoding 30S ribosomal protein S21, whose product MLRVQITDNEPLEKALKKLKKKIEREGILKVLKARKHYEKPSEKRRRKQRTSKKRKF is encoded by the coding sequence GTGTTGCGAGTTCAAATTACTGATAACGAGCCTCTGGAAAAGGCGCTCAAAAAGTTAAAGAAAAAAATCGAGCGCGAAGGCATTTTGAAGGTCTTAAAGGCCCGCAAGCATTACGAAAAGCCCAGCGAGAAAAGACGCCGCAAGCAGCGGACTTCAAAGAAGCGCAAGTTCTAG
- a CDS encoding PhoH family protein has translation MERILKLKSNEEAIALYGTLDENLRFAEKEFHVRVSARNHRLKIIGTKKDIDAAYKFFLQQLDGIRKGEGEAPVKTAREKPHDASGSSGPRAGATTFLHRGKLIHARSHNQEKYLQEMMSKDIVICIGPAGTGKTYLAMAAALDALKKKQVARIVLTRPAVEAGESLGFLPGDLFAKVNPYLRPLYDALYDMMEYEEASRCLERGIIEVAPLAYMRGRTLNDAFVILDEGQNCTHPQMKMFLTRLGQFSKTVVTGDVTQIDLPGGKRSGLVEIQDVLAGIKGISFVYLNQIDVVRHQLVQEIITAYEKYEKTHA, from the coding sequence TTGGAACGAATATTAAAGCTCAAATCCAACGAAGAAGCCATCGCCCTGTACGGCACGCTGGACGAAAACCTGCGCTTCGCGGAAAAAGAATTCCATGTCCGCGTTTCCGCGCGCAACCACCGGCTGAAGATTATCGGCACGAAGAAAGACATCGACGCCGCGTACAAGTTTTTTCTCCAGCAGCTCGACGGCATCCGTAAAGGCGAAGGGGAAGCTCCCGTGAAAACGGCGCGTGAAAAGCCGCACGACGCTTCCGGCAGCTCCGGTCCCCGGGCGGGCGCCACGACGTTTCTCCACCGCGGGAAACTCATCCACGCGCGCTCGCACAACCAGGAAAAATACCTGCAGGAAATGATGTCCAAAGACATCGTGATCTGCATCGGCCCGGCCGGCACGGGCAAAACGTATCTCGCCATGGCCGCGGCGCTGGACGCGCTGAAGAAAAAGCAGGTCGCGCGCATCGTGCTGACGCGTCCCGCGGTCGAGGCCGGCGAAAGTCTCGGGTTTCTTCCCGGCGATTTGTTCGCCAAGGTCAATCCGTACCTTCGCCCGCTCTATGACGCGCTGTACGACATGATGGAATACGAAGAGGCCTCCCGCTGCCTGGAGCGCGGCATCATCGAAGTGGCGCCGCTCGCTTACATGCGCGGCCGCACGCTGAACGATGCCTTCGTGATTCTCGATGAAGGCCAGAACTGCACGCATCCGCAGATGAAAATGTTCCTCACGCGCCTGGGGCAATTTTCCAAGACCGTGGTGACAGGCGATGTCACGCAGATCGATTTGCCCGGCGGCAAGCGCTCGGGCCTGGTGGAAATCCAGGACGTGCTTGCCGGAATCAAGGGCATCAGTTTCGTTTACCTGAACCAGATCGACGTGGTGAGGCATCAGCTTGTGCAGGAAATCATCACGGCTTACGAGAAGTACGAAAAAACGCACGCCTAG